GCGCTGGTGGCGCAAAACACGCGCGGCGTTCAGTCGGTCTATCGTATCGAGCCGGATTTTGTTGCCGCGCAGCTGGATTCAGTGTTCAGCGATGTGCGCATCGATACCACCAAGATCGGCATGCTGGCGGAGACGGATATTGTGGAGGCGGTGGCCGAGCGGCTTAAACGCTATCAGGTGCAAAACGTGGTGCTGGATACCGTCATGCTGGCAAAAAGCGGCGACCCGCTGCTCTCCGCCTCCGCCGTCGAGACGCTGCGCAATAAGCTGTTGCCGCAGGTGGCGCTGATCACGCCCAATCTGCCGGAAGCCGCCGCGCTGCTGGGCACATCGCATGCGCAAACTGAACGCGAGATGAAAGCGCAGGGAAACGCGCTGCTGGCGATGGGCTGCGACGCGGTTCTGATGAAGGGCGGTCATCTGGATGATGCTGAAAGCCCGGACTGGCTCTTTACCCGCGACGGCGAAGTACGTTTTACCGCGCCGCGCGTGCAGACCAAAAACACCCACGGCACGGGCTGCACGCTCTCCGCCGCGCTGGCGGCGCTGCGCCCGCGGCATGACGGCTGGGCCGATACGGTGCGCGAAGCGAAAACCTGGCTCTCGGCGGCGCTGGCAAAAGCCGATACTCTGGAAGTGGGTCACGGTATTGGGCCGGTTCATCATTTTCATGCATGGTGGTAACCCAGTATACTGGCTGGAAACACCACGCCTGAGAAAACAGAGATGGAACAAGCGCATACCCGGTTAATCGCTCAACTGAATGAACGGATCGCCGCGCCTGACAACACGCCGCTGTACCTGAAATTTGCCGAAACGGTAAAAAACGCGGTGCGCAGCGGGGTGCTGGAGCACGGGAATATTTTGCCCGGCGAGCGCGATCTGAGCCAGTTAACCGGGGTGTCGCGCATCACCGTGCGAAAGGCGATGCAGGCGCTGGAGGAAGAGGGCGTGGTCACTCGCTCCCGTGGCTATGGCACGCAAATCAACAATATCTTTGAATATTCGCTGAAAGAGGCGCGCGGTTTTTCCCAGCAGGTAGTGCTGCGCGGCCAAAAGCCTAATACGCTGTGGGTCAACAAGCGGGTGGTGAAGTGTCCGGAAGAGGTCGCAAACCATCTGTCGATCCCGCCGGACAGCGAGGTCTTTTTGCTCAAGCGCATTCGCTATGTGGATGACGATGCGGTGTCGATTGAAGAGTCCTGGGTGCCGGTTGGCCTCATTCCCGATCCCGATGCGATTGGCATTTCGCTGTACGATTACTTCCGCAGTCAGAATATTTTCCCGCAGCGCACCCGTTCACGGGTTAGCGCCCGCATGCCGGACAGCGAGTTTCAGGCGCACATTAAGATGGACGAAAAAATACCGGTGCTGGTGATCAAGCAGGTCGCGCTTGACCAACAGCACCGGCCGATTGAGTACAGCATCAGCTACTGTCGCAGCGATCTATACGTCTTTGTGTGCGAGGAGTAGCGCCTCGCGAGTCGGGGCGCAGTCCCCGCCGCGGTGGCTGACCACCCAGGACGCCACGGCATTCCCCAGCAGAACGGCGTCTGCCAGTGACCATCCCGCCGCCAGCCCGGCAAGCGTGCCGCCCGCGTGGCTGTCGCCAGCGCCAATGGTGTCCACAACCGTCGCCGGGAACGCAGGAACAACGCCCGCATCGTCGCCGTCATACCACGCGGCACCGTCTTTATCATGACGCACAATCAGCGCGGCGCCGAAGCGCTGCTGCCACTCCGCACCCAGGTTGTCAGCCGCTACGCCCAGTCGTTCGGCTGCGATCTCTGCTTCCTGACGATTAAGCGACACGATCGGCCTGCAGGCCATAATCCGCGCCATCAGCGCGTCGGGAATATCCGCGATGCGGGGGCCGAAATCGATAAAGGCCGTCACGTCCTGTAATCCCTCCAGCCAGCGTGTCAGCAGCTCGCCGCACGGTGAGGCCAGCTGATAGCCGGATAAATAGACCAGGCTGTTCGACGGGATGTTAAGCACATCAAGCCAGCTCTGCTGCCACTGGTTCTCCACGCCGCTAAAGGACATGAAGGTGCGCTCTCCGTCTGGCTCCACCAGCGCCAGGCACCAGCCGTTATCGCCGGTTTCGGCCGCAATGGCGCTGTGCAGATCCTGCTTCGCCATGGCGTTGCGGATAATATCCGCCCAGACGCCGTGGCCGACGGGCAGGGCATTTTGCGACGCAATGCCGAGCCGTTTCAGGGCGATGGCAATGTTCAGCGCGCAGCCGCCAATATTCACGCCCTGCTGTTTGAGTTCGATATCGCACCCGCGCCAGGGCAGGGCGTAGGCGTCGGCGATGACGTCAATCACCGCCGCGCCCAGCACCGTCACCGGGCGCGTGGCGTGCAGGGTGTCGAGACGTTGGGCAAATGAATTCATACGCCCTCCCTTTGCTCCCGGTAGTGCAGCAGTTTCTCGCAATAGTGGCCGAAATCGAGCCGGTTTACGGCGTCGAGTTCGGCTTTGAGCGCCGGGTCAATCGCCTGCACGCCGTGGAGCGCGCCGCAGATGGCCGTCGCCATCGCGCCAATGGTGTCGGTATCGCCGCCCAGGTTGGCGCATAAAATGGCGCAGCGGTTTGGGTCGGTTCCCGCCAGTTCGACCATCGCAATGGCCGCCGGAACGGACTCAATGGTGCTGGTTCCGGCCCCCACGAGCTGGTAAACCTGCTCGCTGGCGGACTCAACCCCGTTGGCTTCCCGCACGGTCTTAAGCGCCAGCTCAATACGTGCCGCCAGCGATGCGCTGAAGGTGGTGGTTTTCGCCTCCTGCGCATAGCGGGCGATACCCGGCAGCGCATCGACGATGTTCTGCCAGCTTTCGCCGTCGATAGCGCGGGAAACCGCCCAGGAAATCACCACCGCGCCGGCAATGGCGAGGTCCGATTTATGGGTCGGGCTGGAGGCCAGTGCCACCTGCTCAACAAAGTGTTCCAGACGCGTGGCCGGGAGCAGGCAGCCCAGCGGGGAGGCGCGCATCGCCGCCCCATTGGTTACGCCGTTGTTGTCCAGTTGGCTAACCGGCTTGCCGTCGCGAATCGCGTTAAGCGCGATTTTGGAGGTCGGGCCGAGCACGTTCTTATTAAACGCGTCAAAATCGAGCGCCCAGCGCAGAATATGCTTGCCGATAACGTCCGCGTTAATCTCCCCGTCGCACTCGATGAGCGCGTCCGCCAGGCACAGCGCCATTGAGGTATCGTCGGTGAACTCTGCCTGTTTGAAATAGCAGGCCGCATTATTCTCTGCCGGGCCGGGTAAGAAGCGGTCGATCCAGCCGAAGTGCGCCTTGACGCGCTTTCTCGGCCACAGCTCCGACGGCATGCCCATCGCATCCCCTAACGCCTGCCCGTAAAGGGCACCGAGAACACGTTCTTGTTTCATTTAACTTCCCCTTGTGTCAGCGCGGCATCGCCATCAACCACCGCAATGGCGGCGATCTCTTTATCCGATTCGCGGAAAAACAGCATAAACAGCACGGCAATCACGGCAATCATGATTGCACCAAACGTCCACATTCCGGCCCAGTTGAAGGTCAGCCCATTCACCGGCTCTTTGTATGCGAACATTTTTTCCATCATCACGCCGCCCAGGCGGTAACCCAGCAGGCTACCAAAGCCCTGACAGCACAGCGTAATCAGGCCCTGCGCGGCGGTGCGCATGTGCACCGGCGCTTTTTTGTCCACGTAGATGTACGCGGTGACGTAATAGAAGTCGTAGCTCACGCCGTGCAGCAGAATGCCGAGGAACAGCAGGGCGTAGGTAAAGTACTGTTCCGCTCCGCCGTAAACAAAGAACCCGTAGCGGATGGCGGCGGTAATCAGGCCCAGCAGTAAGACCTTCTTAATACCAAAGCGTTTGGTAAAGAACGGCAGGGCGAGCATAAAGAAGATTTCGGAGAACTGGCCGAGCGTCATCCAGCCGGTGGCGTTTTTCATCCCCACTTCGGTGAGATAGCCGTTGGCGAAGATGTAATAGAAGGCCAGCGGCATGGCGAACAGGAACGAGCAGAAGAAGAATACCAGGAAGTTTCTGTCGCGCAGCAGGATTAACGCGTCCAGCCCGAGCATCACTTTGAAATCCAGCTTGCCGGTACTTTTCGGCGGCGTATTCGGCAGGAACAGGGCAAATACGCCGAGCAGGGCGGAGCTGGCTGCCGTCATCAGCAGCGGGATATTGGTATCGGAAATATCGCTGTAGCCCAGCATCTGCGGCAGGAATCCGCACGCCAGCCCGGAGGCGATCCAGCCGATGGTACCCATCACGCGGATGCGCGGGAAATCGGCCTCAACGTCGTCCACGTTGGCAAAGGCGATACTGTTGGTCAGCGCGATGGTCGGCATATAGGTCAGGGAGTAAACCAGCAGCAGCGGGAAGAAGGTGCTGAACTGGGTTTGCTGCGCGGCGAAGTACATCAGAATGGCTCCGGCGAACATCAGCACTGACAGCACTTTCTGCGCGGCGAAGAAGCGGTCCGTCAGCGAGCCGACCAGAATCGGGGAGAGGATCGCGGCAATAGCGGTACAGGCGTAAGACCAGCCGATTTCCCCGGCGGTAAAACCGCTTTTGCTCAGCCACAGCCACAGCGGCACAAACCACGCGCCCCAGATAAACCATTCAACAAACATCATGAATGACAGTTGGACTTTCGTTTTCATTTTTTAATCCTGCATGTCAGAGAGGGTACGCCTTTAACATACCACTCAATAATACCTTTTAAATACCTTTGTGGCGATTGTTTGATCAATGTAACAGTTTTGTTGTACACGAATCGAGCCAGCAGATTGTGCTGAAAAAAAAAGCAAAGAGTGGAAAATCTGTTAAGTCGGTACCAGGCTTAGTCTGCCCATAAAAGATGGGACTGGATAAACACACACCGACACGACGTCGGACTTACGGGAGTATCACATGACTGATATTGCGCAGTTGCTTGGCAAAGACGCCGACAGCCTTTTACAGCATCGTTGTATGACCATTCCAGCCGACCAGCTGTATCTGCCTGGTCACGACTACGTTGACCGCGTGATGATCGATAACAACCGTCCGCCTGCGGTCCTGCGAAATATGCAGACGCTTTACAACACCGGGCGGCTCGGCGGCACCGGGTATCTCTCTATTCTGCCGGTGGACCAGGGCGTAGAGCACTCTGCGGGCGCCTCTTTTGCGGCGAACCCGCTCTATTTCGATCCGAAGAACATTGTTGAGCTGGCGATTGAAGCGGGCTGTAACTGCGTGGCCTCTACCTACGGCGTGCTGGCCTCGGTTTCGCGCCGCTATGCCCACCGCATTCCGTTCCTTGTGAAGCTGAACCACAACGAAACCCTTAGCTATCCAACCGAATATGACCAGACCCTCTACGCCAGCGTCGAGCAGGCGTTTAACATGGGCGCGGTGGCGGTAGGGGCGACGATTTACTTCGGCTCTGAACAGTCCCGTCGTCAGATTGAAGAGATCTCCGCGGCGTTTGAGCGCGCGCACGAGCTGGGCATGGTCACCGTACTGTGGGCATATCTGCGCAACAACGCGTTCAAGAAAGACGGCGTGGATTACCACGTGTCGGCCGACCTGACCGGGCAGGCGAACCACCTGGCGGCAACCATCGGCGCGGATATCGTGAAGCAGAAAATGGCCGAGAATAACGGCGGCTACAAAGCGGTGAACTTTGGCTACACCGACGACCGCGTTTACAGCAAGCTGACCAGCGATAACCCGATCGACCTGGTGCGTTACCAGCTGGCGAACTGCTACATGGGCCGTGCGGGGCTGATCAACTCCGGCGGCGCGGCGGGCGGTGATACCGACCTGTCAGACGCGGTGCGTACGGCGGTGATCAACAAACGCGCGGGCGGTATGGGGCTGATCCTTGGCCGCAAGGCGTTTAAGAAATCGATGGCCGACGGCGTGAAGCTGATCAATGCGGTTCAGGACGTCTATCTGGACAGCAAAGTCACGATTGCCTGACGGCTCCATCTCCCTCTCCCCGGTGGGAGAGGGTTGGGTGAGGGCATCATTGCTCACCGTGTGATACATCAGCGCAAAAGCACGCAGTCCGGCGGTAGCCGGCACTGCAGCGCGCCGGGCAACACCTCAATGCGGAACTGCGTTCCGCTCAGCGGCTCTCCGTCGAGGTTAAAGGTCATCCCGTGCGGCGCATTCACTTCAAACCACGCCGATTTCCCGGCGATGATATTTGGACTCTCTTCCGGCTGCGTCAGCGTGGTAAACAGCGCGGGCAGCAGGCCGTCGCCCGTGAAAATACGCAGCTGGAGCTGACCGTCATTAATCAGCGCCTCCGGGCAGAGCTGCTGTCCGCCGCCCGCCTGACGCCCGTTGCCAATCCCAATCACCAGCGCATCACCCTGCCACTGAAAATCCTCGCCGCGAATTTCGCAGCGGTCAGGCTTGAGGGTGTCCATGCGCATCAGGCCGTGGATCAGGTACGACACGCCGCCCAGCGCCGCCTTCAGCTTTTCCGGCGTTTCGCTGGTGATGCGCGTGCCAAACCCGCCCGTCGCCATATTGATAAAGCAGGTTTTATCATTCACCTGCGCAATATCCACAGCGGTGGCCTTGCCGAGGATCGCCAGCTGGAGCGCTTTCTCCAGCTCTTCCGGGATCCCGGCGCTGGTGGCAAAATCATTGGCGGTGCCGAGCGGTAAAATACCCATCACCGGCCGGTTTGCCGGGGGCAGGTCGATAAGCGCTGACGCAATCTCATTGATGGTGCCATCGCCGCCGCCGGAAATGATGGTGCTGACGCCAAGCCCGAGGGCTTCATTGATATAGCGTGCCGCGTCGCCTTTTTCCCACGTCACCCTGACGTGAATGCGCGCGCCGTCATCGCGCAAACCCTGAATTGCCTGACGCAACAGATCGTTGCCCGCGCTTTTGCCATTGAGAATCAATAAACTGTCTGGATAGGTTGCCATCCGCGCTGCTCCCTTTTTTAGCGTTAGTAAGAGTGTATAGCAGAGAGGAAAAAAGCGGGTAAGAACAGGATGAAAGGAACAAAATATGCCCGAAAGCGCGTTACACTCCAGCGATGATAGTAACGTAATCACAGGAAAGTGATGATGAATAAAATTTTGGTAAGCGCGTGCCTTATGGGCTTTAAGGTTCGTTATAACGGAAGTGAAAAAGCGCGAATGAACGAGCTGCTCGCTCGCTGGCAGCAGGAACAACGTCTGGTTATCCACTGCCCTGAACTTGCGGCCGGGATGCCTGTACCTCGTCCTCCGGCAGAGATTATGTCCGCTGATGGCAAAGACGTAATGCACGGGCAAGCCAGAATTACTGAAAATACAGGGCAGGATGTGACTGAGCAGTATCAGCTTGCAGCCTGGCTCGCGCTACGCGCTGCTCAGGAGTCGGGGTGTAGCGCAGCGCTATTAACCGATGGCAGCCCCACGTGCGGCAGTCAGTTTATTTATGACGGATCTTTTCGCGGGATCCATAAAGCGGGGAGGGGTGTGGCTGCATCGTTGTTCGCAGAGCATGGGATAGCCGTATTCTCTGAGGGGCAAATCGACGAGCTTATTGCCTGGGTTGAGGAGAGAGAAGGCAAAAAATAAGCCCGCGTAAGGGAGATTACGCAGGCTAAGGAGGTGGTTCCTGGTACAGCTAGCATTTATGGGTTATGTTTTTCAGCGGGGGGATAATACCCGTATTGAACGAAGCGGTATGTGATCCGATTCTAAGAATTATCCCAGCGCGAAAAAATTTCCCTGATTAACTATTTGCCGTGTGGGTTTCGGGTGCTTTCACCGTTGAAGTTACGCATCAGCAGCGCAAACTTCAGCTCCACCTCTTCCGGAACCGGCAGCCATACGGTATGCCCGTCGCCCGGCGCCACGTCAATCGCCTCGCCTTTGCCGTTTTCCAGATGCTCCAGCGTAAAGTTCATGTTGCCCTGCGGGGTCATAAGCTCCAGGCTGTCGCCTTTGGTGAATTTGTTTTTCACCGCGACGGCCGCCAGCGCGCCTTTGCGCTCGCCGGTAAAGTCACCGACAAACTGCTGGCGCTCGGAAACGGAGTAGCCGTGCTCGTAGTTCTGGTAGTCATCGTGAGTATGACGACGCAGGAAGCCCTCGGTATAGCCGCGGTGCGCCAGGCCTTCCAGGGTTTCCAGCAGGCTGGTATCGAACGGTTTACCGGCCGCCGCATCGTCGATGGCTTTGCGGTACACCTGTGCGGTACGCGCGCAGTAGTAATAGGATTTGGTGCGGCCTTCGATCTTCAGGGAGTGCACGCCCATCTGCGTCAGACGCTCGACGTGGGCGATGGCGCGCAGATCTTTCGAGTTCATGATGTAGGTGCCGTGCTCGTCTTCAAAGGCGGTCATGTACTCGCCCGGACGTTTGGCTTCTTCAATCATAAACACGCTGTCGGTTGGCGCGCCGATGCCCAGCGTCGGCTCAACGTTGGTTACCGGAATAGGCTCGTGCTTGTGCACGATATTACCGACGTCATCCTCTTTGCCTTCCTGGACGTTATATTCCCAGCGGCAGGCGTTGGTGCAGGTGCCCTGATTCGGGTCGCGCTTGTTGATATAGCCGGAGAGCAGGCAGCGGCCGGAGTAGGCCATGCACAGCGCGCCGTGAACGAAGATTTCGATTTCCATATCCGGCACCTGGGTGCGGATCTCTTCGATCTCTTCCAGCGAAAGCTCGCGGGACAGGATGACGCGGGTCAGCCCCATCTGCTTCCAGAATTTCACCGTTGCCCAGTTGACGGCGTTAGCCTGTACGGAGAGGTGAATATCCATCTCCGGGAAGTTCTCCCGAACCAGCATGATTAAACCCGGGTCCGACATGATCAGCGCGTCCGGCCCCATATCCACCACCGGCTTCAGGTCACGGATGAACGTTTTCAGCTTGGCGTTGTGCGGCGCGATGTTCACGACCACGTAGAATTTTTTGCCCAGGGCATGCGCTTCGTTGATGCCGAGCTGCAGGTTCTCGTGGTTGAATTCGTTGTTGCGCACGCGCAGCGAGTAGCGCGGCTGGCCCGCATAAACGGCGTCGGCACCATAGGCGAAAGCGTAACGCATATTTTGCAGCGTTCCCGCCGGGGAAAGGAGTTCCGGTTTAAACATGTTTGTTCTCGTTCTGATGACAGGTCAGATCCGCGTGCACCAGGTGCAGCGGTAAGGGGAGATCCCCCACTTTAAGGGCGGGCATTGTAGCGCTGCGGGGCAGGGAGGTAAAGATTGAATTATTATTTATTTTAGCCGTAAAGTTAATTACGGCTAAATTTGCATTGTTATTTATTTTTTTCTGATGTAATTTTTATTTTGAGTTGCTGCTGTAGGTATTTTAGATGCCATCTCATTTCTCTGGCTTCAAGTTCTGATACTTTATTTCCTTCGATAACACTTAGCACAATTGAATATAGTGTGTAAAGGTCTCTCACTTCTGCATTAATTTGTTCCAGAGGATGTATTTCAAATTCGTAAAGTATCAGGTTAAGATAATCAAGGGTTGAATTCTTGTTTCGATGATGATTGTTTTGTGTTCTGTGAAAAGAGATCATGGAACGAATCATTCTTGCTATATAAATCCAGTCTCTAATAAATGAATTGGTTGCAGTGCTTTCATTATTAAGATAAAGTGGTGGTATTCTTTCGGAAAGAATAATAGCTATATTATCCTCAGAAAATTTCTCTTGGATCTTAGCATTTATTTCCGATTGCTCACTCTCTCGATTATCAATATATCTAAAGTCAACCAATATTTGAGCATCTTTATCAACATTAAAATAGTGATGTAAAAAAGGATGGGTGGTTAATTCTTCCATCATTCTTATACGCTTATGGTAATGGTCACCGTGACGCTTATTTACTATTTCTATGATTATAATTTCTTTTTTGTCTTTGCTAATTGCAACTAAATCAAATAGAAAATTTTTATATGAAGGTGTTCTTGGTAAGTCTTCATAAACAATATACTCTTTTAAAGTATATTCTGTTTTAATTAATTCAACCTGGTAATGGTAATAATCATAGTAGTTTACCATAGCTTGCCTCCATTGCATTTATATTTTTCAAGTTTAATTAAGGTCATATATTCTGCAGGTGAGTTGTTTTCTCTTATTTCTAATATTTTAGCAATTGAGGGAGCTAGGGATAATGGAACGACAAGGGATTTCCCAGGCTCCTTCACGAATCGCTCAGCAATAATGCGCGTTATTTGCCTGTCATTCTCCATGACTACCGGAGCCAGGGCATCAATGGTAAATTTAAGTCCATTGTCTACGTCTGAATAAGAGTTGTTATGTGGGAAATAAAATATTTTAAAAGTTGTCTTATACTTAACCTGCATGCCAGTATATTCTGCGCTTGCAGAATTAAAAACTTTCGATTGCCAGATTGCCTTCAAAGATTTAGGGCCTTTCCTGTTAACCGTGGCTGGTCGGCCAAAGACGATCATTTCCAAAAGATTATCTGCCATGATATTTCCTTAAAGAAAAAAATAGAACCAGACTTCTTTTCTGTATTGTTTAAAAATATGTGACTGTACTATACATAGCTGTAAATCATCGTTAATCACATTATCCTGCACGCATCCGCTTCCCAGCGATACCCCACGCCGTACACCGCGCGGATAAACGACTGCTCGGTGTCCAGCGCCTCCAGCTTGCGGCGCAGGTTTTTGATGTGGCTGTCGATGGTGCGGTCGGTCACGACGCGGTAATCGTCATACAGGTGGTTCAGCAGCTGTTCGCGGGAGAACACTTTTCCCGGCTCGTGGGAGAGGGTTTTCAGCAGGCGGAACTCCGCAGGCGTCAGGTCCAGCAGCTTGCTGCGCCAGCTCGCCTGGAAGCGGCTTTCGTCGACAATCAGCGGGCTTTCGGCATCGAGCACCTGAAGCTCGCG
This region of Enterobacter asburiae genomic DNA includes:
- a CDS encoding PfkB family carbohydrate kinase is translated as MNSFAQRLDTLHATRPVTVLGAAVIDVIADAYALPWRGCDIELKQQGVNIGGCALNIAIALKRLGIASQNALPVGHGVWADIIRNAMAKQDLHSAIAAETGDNGWCLALVEPDGERTFMSFSGVENQWQQSWLDVLNIPSNSLVYLSGYQLASPCGELLTRWLEGLQDVTAFIDFGPRIADIPDALMARIMACRPIVSLNRQEAEIAAERLGVAADNLGAEWQQRFGAALIVRHDKDGAAWYDGDDAGVVPAFPATVVDTIGAGDSHAGGTLAGLAAGWSLADAVLLGNAVASWVVSHRGGDCAPTREALLLAHKDV
- a CDS encoding DUF523 domain-containing protein; translated protein: MMNKILVSACLMGFKVRYNGSEKARMNELLARWQQEQRLVIHCPELAAGMPVPRPPAEIMSADGKDVMHGQARITENTGQDVTEQYQLAAWLALRAAQESGCSAALLTDGSPTCGSQFIYDGSFRGIHKAGRGVAASLFAEHGIAVFSEGQIDELIAWVEEREGKK
- the yegQ gene encoding tRNA 5-hydroxyuridine modification protein YegQ translates to MFKPELLSPAGTLQNMRYAFAYGADAVYAGQPRYSLRVRNNEFNHENLQLGINEAHALGKKFYVVVNIAPHNAKLKTFIRDLKPVVDMGPDALIMSDPGLIMLVRENFPEMDIHLSVQANAVNWATVKFWKQMGLTRVILSRELSLEEIEEIRTQVPDMEIEIFVHGALCMAYSGRCLLSGYINKRDPNQGTCTNACRWEYNVQEGKEDDVGNIVHKHEPIPVTNVEPTLGIGAPTDSVFMIEEAKRPGEYMTAFEDEHGTYIMNSKDLRAIAHVERLTQMGVHSLKIEGRTKSYYYCARTAQVYRKAIDDAAAGKPFDTSLLETLEGLAHRGYTEGFLRRHTHDDYQNYEHGYSVSERQQFVGDFTGERKGALAAVAVKNKFTKGDSLELMTPQGNMNFTLEHLENGKGEAIDVAPGDGHTVWLPVPEEVELKFALLMRNFNGESTRNPHGK
- the yegS gene encoding lipid kinase YegS, which gives rise to MATYPDSLLILNGKSAGNDLLRQAIQGLRDDGARIHVRVTWEKGDAARYINEALGLGVSTIISGGGDGTINEIASALIDLPPANRPVMGILPLGTANDFATSAGIPEELEKALQLAILGKATAVDIAQVNDKTCFINMATGGFGTRITSETPEKLKAALGGVSYLIHGLMRMDTLKPDRCEIRGEDFQWQGDALVIGIGNGRQAGGGQQLCPEALINDGQLQLRIFTGDGLLPALFTTLTQPEESPNIIAGKSAWFEVNAPHGMTFNLDGEPLSGTQFRIEVLPGALQCRLPPDCVLLR
- the fbaB gene encoding class I fructose-bisphosphate aldolase; translated protein: MTDIAQLLGKDADSLLQHRCMTIPADQLYLPGHDYVDRVMIDNNRPPAVLRNMQTLYNTGRLGGTGYLSILPVDQGVEHSAGASFAANPLYFDPKNIVELAIEAGCNCVASTYGVLASVSRRYAHRIPFLVKLNHNETLSYPTEYDQTLYASVEQAFNMGAVAVGATIYFGSEQSRRQIEEISAAFERAHELGMVTVLWAYLRNNAFKKDGVDYHVSADLTGQANHLAATIGADIVKQKMAENNGGYKAVNFGYTDDRVYSKLTSDNPIDLVRYQLANCYMGRAGLINSGGAAGGDTDLSDAVRTAVINKRAGGMGLILGRKAFKKSMADGVKLINAVQDVYLDSKVTIA
- a CDS encoding ADP-ribosylglycohydrolase family protein; the protein is MKQERVLGALYGQALGDAMGMPSELWPRKRVKAHFGWIDRFLPGPAENNAACYFKQAEFTDDTSMALCLADALIECDGEINADVIGKHILRWALDFDAFNKNVLGPTSKIALNAIRDGKPVSQLDNNGVTNGAAMRASPLGCLLPATRLEHFVEQVALASSPTHKSDLAIAGAVVISWAVSRAIDGESWQNIVDALPGIARYAQEAKTTTFSASLAARIELALKTVREANGVESASEQVYQLVGAGTSTIESVPAAIAMVELAGTDPNRCAILCANLGGDTDTIGAMATAICGALHGVQAIDPALKAELDAVNRLDFGHYCEKLLHYREQREGV
- the thiD gene encoding bifunctional hydroxymethylpyrimidine kinase/phosphomethylpyrimidine kinase, with the translated sequence MKRINALTIAGTDPSGGAGIQADLKTFSALGAYGCSVITALVAQNTRGVQSVYRIEPDFVAAQLDSVFSDVRIDTTKIGMLAETDIVEAVAERLKRYQVQNVVLDTVMLAKSGDPLLSASAVETLRNKLLPQVALITPNLPEAAALLGTSHAQTEREMKAQGNALLAMGCDAVLMKGGHLDDAESPDWLFTRDGEVRFTAPRVQTKNTHGTGCTLSAALAALRPRHDGWADTVREAKTWLSAALAKADTLEVGHGIGPVHHFHAWW
- a CDS encoding GntR family transcriptional regulator, whose translation is MEQAHTRLIAQLNERIAAPDNTPLYLKFAETVKNAVRSGVLEHGNILPGERDLSQLTGVSRITVRKAMQALEEEGVVTRSRGYGTQINNIFEYSLKEARGFSQQVVLRGQKPNTLWVNKRVVKCPEEVANHLSIPPDSEVFLLKRIRYVDDDAVSIEESWVPVGLIPDPDAIGISLYDYFRSQNIFPQRTRSRVSARMPDSEFQAHIKMDEKIPVLVIKQVALDQQHRPIEYSISYCRSDLYVFVCEE
- a CDS encoding RusA family crossover junction endodeoxyribonuclease; translation: MADNLLEMIVFGRPATVNRKGPKSLKAIWQSKVFNSASAEYTGMQVKYKTTFKIFYFPHNNSYSDVDNGLKFTIDALAPVVMENDRQITRIIAERFVKEPGKSLVVPLSLAPSIAKILEIRENNSPAEYMTLIKLEKYKCNGGKLW
- a CDS encoding nucleoside permease, with protein sequence MKTKVQLSFMMFVEWFIWGAWFVPLWLWLSKSGFTAGEIGWSYACTAIAAILSPILVGSLTDRFFAAQKVLSVLMFAGAILMYFAAQQTQFSTFFPLLLVYSLTYMPTIALTNSIAFANVDDVEADFPRIRVMGTIGWIASGLACGFLPQMLGYSDISDTNIPLLMTAASSALLGVFALFLPNTPPKSTGKLDFKVMLGLDALILLRDRNFLVFFFCSFLFAMPLAFYYIFANGYLTEVGMKNATGWMTLGQFSEIFFMLALPFFTKRFGIKKVLLLGLITAAIRYGFFVYGGAEQYFTYALLFLGILLHGVSYDFYYVTAYIYVDKKAPVHMRTAAQGLITLCCQGFGSLLGYRLGGVMMEKMFAYKEPVNGLTFNWAGMWTFGAIMIAVIAVLFMLFFRESDKEIAAIAVVDGDAALTQGEVK